One region of Chryseobacterium sp. C-71 genomic DNA includes:
- a CDS encoding RagB/SusD family nutrient uptake outer membrane protein: MKNIFKISILTLGVLLTSSCNRDLLDTYSPGVIFEEDALLSSADLQLLLNSALTTMGSRTESEIVSIFTDEVGIGFANGGQGINDDYVFFLNTGSDLPTALWANTYASISRLNRIIDASDKIVPANADDAKVIANIKAQALTLRAYGHLLILGYFSTDPTDNNALAGLISNRIDVFDVNDFPRNTNGEFYTFIHKDLDDAIALYQSSGVAANPNYGNINFARGLKARSYAYKGDYTNAEIWADQVINTAGLILANKATYRSIFWTDAVAPEVIFRIQRIVQQNNQDTNLHNAWFSLQPTATGAPSFEVSRALHNKLNPGNLTANTLGTTVADVRANLIIGPDSTIDPNYAFAPDYRNSDRLIINKHGGRLNTASQPWANTNANNPNNSFKIMRLSEMYMIKAEARAQVSDFAGVRTAIKTVRDARFGASATVATPASSTAAWKMILDERRVEFAFEGYRFMDIKRLGVKANSSLDRDPADYSSLTSNYPAANPINLPLNSYKWALPIPNVEVNVNSKIVQNPGY; encoded by the coding sequence ATGAAAAATATTTTTAAAATTTCTATATTGACATTAGGTGTTCTTTTAACAAGTTCATGTAATAGAGATTTATTAGACACATATTCACCAGGGGTTATTTTTGAGGAAGATGCTCTTTTAAGTAGTGCTGACTTACAATTATTACTTAATTCGGCTCTTACTACAATGGGGAGTAGAACTGAATCTGAAATCGTTTCAATTTTCACCGACGAGGTTGGAATAGGTTTTGCTAATGGTGGACAAGGAATTAACGATGATTATGTATTTTTCTTAAATACGGGATCAGATCTACCAACTGCTTTATGGGCAAATACATATGCAAGCATTTCTAGATTAAATAGAATTATTGATGCATCAGACAAAATTGTTCCGGCAAATGCTGATGACGCAAAGGTGATTGCTAATATCAAAGCTCAGGCTTTAACACTTAGAGCTTATGGTCATTTGTTAATCCTAGGTTATTTCAGTACAGATCCAACAGATAATAATGCGTTAGCAGGTTTGATATCAAATCGAATTGATGTTTTTGATGTGAATGATTTTCCTCGAAATACAAACGGTGAATTTTATACATTTATTCATAAAGATTTAGATGATGCTATTGCACTCTATCAATCATCTGGTGTTGCTGCTAATCCAAATTATGGAAATATTAACTTTGCTAGAGGACTTAAGGCAAGATCTTATGCTTATAAAGGAGATTATACTAATGCAGAAATTTGGGCCGATCAAGTAATCAATACAGCTGGGCTAATTTTGGCTAACAAAGCTACCTATAGATCAATATTTTGGACTGATGCTGTAGCACCTGAAGTTATTTTCAGAATACAAAGAATAGTTCAACAAAATAATCAAGATACTAACTTACATAATGCTTGGTTTTCATTACAACCTACTGCTACAGGGGCACCTTCTTTTGAAGTGAGTAGAGCTTTGCATAATAAATTAAATCCAGGTAACTTAACTGCAAATACTTTAGGTACAACGGTTGCTGATGTAAGAGCAAATTTGATTATTGGACCTGATTCAACTATTGATCCAAACTATGCTTTTGCTCCTGACTATAGAAATTCAGATAGGTTAATAATTAACAAGCATGGAGGTCGTCTAAATACTGCATCTCAACCTTGGGCAAATACAAATGCTAATAATCCTAATAATTCATTTAAGATTATGCGTTTATCCGAAATGTATATGATTAAAGCAGAAGCGAGAGCGCAAGTAAGTGATTTTGCAGGAGTGAGAACAGCAATTAAAACGGTTAGAGATGCTAGGTTTGGTGCTTCTGCTACCGTTGCAACTCCAGCATCTTCAACTGCAGCATGGAAAATGATTCTTGATGAAAGAAGAGTAGAGTTTGCATTTGAAGGATATAGATTTATGGATATCAAGCGTTTGGGAGTGAAAGCAAACTCAAGCCTTGATAGAGATCCTGCAGATTATAGCTCTCTTACCTCAAATTATCCGGCAGCTAATCCAATCAATCTACCATTAAACAGTTACAAATGGGCATTGCCAATTCCAAACGTTGAGGTTAATGTGAATTCAAAAATTGTACAAAACCCTGGTTATTAA